Within the Miscanthus floridulus cultivar M001 chromosome 2, ASM1932011v1, whole genome shotgun sequence genome, the region AAGGCCTGATAAGATACTCACCATTGTCAAGCAATTCCTTTTCTGATTTATCCTCTGAGGTTCTTGCATCAGTACCTTTGACTGAAGGTGCCCTCCTTGGTGAACTAAGTTCAGATTTACCCTGGTGACTCTCAGTCATGTGAAAAGAATGGGAACTTGATTTTGCTCCAAATTCCGTCGCAGAATGAAGGCTTTGTTCATTAATGCTGCTTTTATCATCAGTCCATCCAATTGGAGCTGAAATTGTGCTTCCTCCTTTGAATATGTCATCTTCATCTTTGAATGACGAAAACTCAACAGCATCAAGATCCTTCTGCTCAGTGTCATAGGTCAAAAGATTCAAGCCTGACATTGTATCTGACCCAGATGTCATCAACAATTCTCCATCCTCTTTATTGATCATCTTAGCACCATTTGATCCAAGGTTGCTGGTTAGAACATTCTGAATAGTATCTATCTTAAATTTGGAGTGCTCAAGTTTCTTCCTCATTCTATATGGTCCTTCAACAGCACACAGCTGCCACTCAGGTTCTGTGGATGATTGCCGCATGGGAAAAATACCTCTCTCATGAACAAGTTCTTGGAGCTGGCTTTGCCACTCACTTTCTCCGTGCAGTATCCATCCGTATTTGTCTTGACGAATTGCTCTTAGCTCTGTAGACATCACATCACGAACCAAATCAAGATTATACCTCCGCTCATTTATCTGCTCCCAGTGCCTGGCATCTAGTTTTGCAGATTCGCGAAATTTCCGTCCCATCTCTTTCTTGCGCCTGACCTCCATTCCTTTTATTCTCACGCCAGGAAATTTTGCTGAGCCGGTAATATATTGAACCCACATTATTAGAGCACACTGGTCCAGCACTTTACTTATTGTTTGCTGGGAACTTTGTAGCCATTCAAAAAACATTGATGTACTTCCAGTGAGCAATTTATCAAGTCCTCCATGCAGGATGTCCAGTTGCTGTCCTTGATTAGGCTTGCAAACTAGCAGGTCCTCAAGAGATTGGCGACGATGCACTACCAAGTATTTAAGTAAATCAACCACCAAGTTTTGAGcagttactctcttgtcatggagaAGTGCCATTAAATTTATGCAGAAACAACATATTAGATCTGTATCAACATTGCTTGGGCAGAGCACCAATCTCTTGTTGGCAATTAGTAGCTGGAGAATTGTACAAATATCAATAGAATAATCTTCCTGATAAGGTTTAGAAGCTAAACTCCTCCCAGTTTCCGTCAGGAATGCAAGATTTGCAAGTAGATCATCTTCCCCCATACTTTTAAGGAATGTTGGGAGGAAGCAGTACATTATCATCCGGTTTGTGTTCTTCAATATTGCGTAGGATGTAAGGATCAAGTTGCTTGCTTCCTCGAGCAATGGACAAGATACCTTTACCTGGAGGCACAGCATCTTCAACACGGCCATCTTTATTAGCAAGCTGTAACATGGACATTAAGAATTCTAGTGTTTGTAGTACCCTGAGTGGGGTTGGAAAGCAGCCCATGTACACACGATCAACAATCATCCAGCAAAGTGGGTCCAAATTGACAGACCAGCGGCTCTTGTCAAGTTTCTTCCCAGCTTCTTCATCGTCAAGGAAGAGCTTTCTTTCAAGGAAGTTCATCAATCTGCTTAGGCACAAGCCTTGAAAAACCAGAGCAGAGTCAATATCAACAAACAAAGGCACGGACTCCAAAATGTTCTCAACAAAGAGTGCTGCTTTAAGCTGATCTGAGATAGTGTCAGCAAGGATTTGAGCAACAAAATCTAGAACAGCTGTAGCTCCTGCAGAGCATGGACCACCCCCATAACCTAAATCATCTATGTCAAGCAAAAGCTTGGAATTGATTGGGAAAAGGGTATTCACAGCAGATGATCCCTGAATATTTGTCCTCAGATCAGGGGACGAGTCCAGGTCTATCCCAGATATAGATGAAGCCATGGATGGAGAAGCTGTCAGGTGTCTACCATCACTATACGATCCTACACTGCCAGGCCAAGATGTGAATGGGGCCATTGGAGATGCGGTAGGGGTACTAGCTGCTCTGTGGGTTGACCTCTCGGATAAAACAGGAGATCCAACATTATTCATAGCAACCGAGTTGGGTGAATCAGTTGCATGGTGGGATTCAGCAATGCCATTTGCACTGGAAGCTGTGATCTGCCCTTGATCATGAGCATTATTAAACATTTGGTTTGATTCTCCATTTAAAATCTTAGTGCTGAGCTCCTGATTCGAAAAATCATCTGCTTTGGCTTCAGCAGTTTCAAAAGAGTTTGGCATGCCAGTACTTTCTGAACTGGAACTTTTCTGCTCCTGAGGAAAACTTGTGACACTCAACGTTTTGGTAGATTGCTCCTGATCATGTGGTAAACTTGAAAAGGCATCCTTTGAACTtccattatcatcatcatgtacATTCCTCTCATCAGTTGCAGCAGTTGTAAGATCTTTTGCCATCCTCAGGGCACAATCAGACCTACATAACCAAAACAAGGtttaatataaacatttaaagcACCAAGTAACATGATATATGCACATTGATACATTGTACAAACCTCACACAAGAGAAATAGAGATCAACACAGCTCTCTAGGAAATAATGCCGCCTGCAAACAGCAGAGAATGGTGGGCACATCTTTGCCAGATCAACCATGAACCTCAATATTGAAGTAGCAACAGCAGGTGCTGCTGCTTCACCACCCATTAACCTTGCTGCATATGTCTTATGCATCAGAGCATCTCCTTGAAGATCACCTCCCATGTCCGATGTCGCCTCAACAAGATCCGCGACCAAGGTGCCATTAAGATGTGAAAGATTGTTATTCTCATGTGCAAGCATAGATTTCATAATCAAGGAATCAAATGTAGCTTTTGCCATTGCAATTATAGTATCCAATAGATCCACAAACTTCAATTCTCCATAGTTTCCATCGCTGGGCATGAGAGCATGGAAATCAAGCATGCGGACCTCTGGCACTCGAGGATAAACAGGCTTCCCAAACACCAAACAGAACAATATATAGTATATTTCTGGAGAATCGTGAAAGCTTGGAAGCACATGATTCAATCCTTGAAAACCTCCATTTGTACGGAACTTCAATGCAAATGTAGTTGATGACGTAAGGCAAACTCCTAAAAGAGTCGTGATCCATCTCATACTAGTTGGATGTACCGCTTCATCAAGGAAATATGTGACTAATCTGGATGAAACAACTTTATGCCATTGCTCCAGCAATTCTTCAGCATTTATGGTTACTTGTAGATCAATAAGCATTTCCAATAACATGTTCCTCACAATAACATGCTTTCCCATAGCCTCCCGCACAATCTGGCGGTTCGGTGTAAGCTCTGGAGGATCAAATGTCATGATTATGAATCTTACAACAAGCTCCAGCTCAGAAGTTAGAAAACCATCCTCCAGGATGACACCTAGAAGCACAACTAGCTTCTCCAGCACGGGAATTTCAACATCACCACGTTGTAAAGTAACAAGAAGATGTTGAACAAGATTAATTCGGCGCAGTATTGTAAGGTTGTGACTTTCTGAACCAATGTATGGACACCATCCTCTCAAGAAACCCAAGAAGAGTTATTTGCACTGATATAGGAGCAGCAACCCATATAGTCCAGTCCAAAAGAATGTGTTCAACCATATCGGCATTTGACAAGACTATAAATTCAGAAGTCTCACCAGCTAGGCCAGCATTCTCCAGCTCAGACAGGTGGCTAAATGAATCCTTTTGAGCTGAAAAGTCATCTAGATCCCCATGTGATCCCCCAGAAGACATATCATCGCCAAACTTGGGTAAGGTAAGATCATCAAGGCTAGCCTCTGGGGACATTCCAGATGCATAGCTTGCTGTTCGATTTATCTTTGATTTCTGTGGCTCAGGAAAGGAAGCCTCACAGGCAGCAATACGAAAGAAAATGTCAAGAGATTGCATATCAAATAGTGACATTCTCCTATGAAGAAAAAGCGCAAGAAGATGATAACCCCTCAAGGCCTGCATGTTTTTCACATTTTGATGACTCTGCTGAAGAGATAGTGCAAGCAGCTCCAGCGCCATATGCAGCATATCCCTACTTTCAGCAGCTTCAACAAGGGCAAGTACAACAGGCATCCCACCGACTGTCTGAACAGTGTCACCAATTGTGCATTGATTACAAATGTAAACATCACCGCTTAGACGCCCATATCTTGGTATACCTGTTAACATAACTAGTTGAATTCTGGCATATCCAATTCAAAAACAGAAAATGTAAATTCAATAGCTAGATGACATTACACACCTCCTATAGGGGATGCAGCAGCAGAAGTTGGATCGACAAGGTTCAGCAGCGAAAGAGTCCCAGATGCTCGAAAAGCAGTCTGATGAAGTCCCATCAAATGCAAATATAAGCTTCTTCCCAGACAATTGTAAGGAGAGATTTCTTAAGCGTTCCATGTCCCAAACAATTCCACTGCTCTCAAGTCTAGAGCTCCCTTGTTTCATTGAACTGTCAACACGCTGGCTGCTTGAAGGTGCAGGAACTTCCACTTCTAACGAATCCAGAATTGCCATTACCTCCCCACCACAGGCCCAGTTTGGGACAAATCTCAGAAGGTCAGTGTCCTGGAACAACCCCCGATACCCTTGTCCAAGAATGTACATAAAACAAATGCTCCCTGGTGTCAAGACCTCTTCAAAAAGATAGCAACACCGGAGCCGCCATGACAAGTCAGAAACTTTCCCACGGATAGTAGGCGTACCAAGTGTTACTTGCAAAGATTTACCAAATGGGGATGGCGAGTATCCAAGCTTGCCAGTGTGCCTCAGCTTTCCATCAAGATACAGGCTAGCCACACTTGCTTGGAAAAGGCCAGCTAGTGCATTTGGCTTACTATGAACAACAGCAAGATGATGCCATTTTCCTTCTTCCATTTCAATGCCTGGAAATGACAATGAACTTGAACTGCCTGTAGATATAGTAAAAACACCATTGTCATGGAGATAAAGTTCAGCAAACAGAGTGTTAGCATCGTCCACTGCACCCACAGAAAATATGCGCAAAACATGCCCACTCTTCTTGCTATATGCCCCTTTTGACGCTTTTTCTGCTTCCTTCGGTTGGCATTTAAAGAAGTCCTGAAATTGGAACCAGCAAACAAAGGAGTACCCAGAAACAGGTGGCCATGTTCTTTCTCCTAATGAAACCTGAATAGATGCATGACCGGCTTTGCTCATGTCCATTTCAATGAAAGGAGCTAGAGAAACATGTCCTTGTCTGACATCTTCCATTTGAATTAACTTGTCCATCATATTAACAAAAAGATGACCTGAACGCTTCACTTTCAGCTGAAGAATATATCTCACAAGAAGCCTTAGCTCAGACGAAGACAACCTGGACAAGACAAGAGTAACCATGTACTGTGAAACAATGAAACAAAATTGTTGCAACGGAACGCATGGAATTTTATGAGATATGACGAACCTGTAAGAACCTAGCAGTTCAACAACTCTCAAGGCATGATTAAGAATAGGAGAGGAACCCTCCAAAAATGGGCTGATTGTCTCAAGTAGAAGGCCAACACATCCTATGTAATAAAAGAGTAACAAAAACATAAGGTGCCATGTCAAAATAAGTCAAAAGAAAAGAGTAGCAAGAATATCTTTTGACCATACCAACACAAGTTAAATTCTCCTGGTTGAAGGGACCAGCAATTGCTAGCTTCTCAATGAATCTCAGCAACTCAAGTTGAACTTTAGGTGTAAATACCAGCAAAGAACGGATCAGCACAACAACTGCACTAGCATTGTACACACGCTCCTTGTCAAGCCTTGAAAGTCCAAACGATGTTGCAGACAACAAGCTCGATTCATCCTCCGAGGTTTCAGAACAAATGCTCTCTACCTGCAGGTTACTAGTGGGCGGGAGAACAATCTCAAGTGCAAGCTCAAGCAAAAGCAAAATAACGTGTTTTTCACAATCCACACAAAGCAACCCAGACTCAGAGAGGAGATCATAGAAAGTGTTCGACGACAGGATTGTATGCAGCCTTATCCTATTGACAGAATTGTTGCATACTGCAGCTGTCATTGCTCGCAATAGAAAACCAAAGATCTTCGTATGAGTATGCAAAGATGATTCAGTCCCTTCATTTTCACTGTCATTCTGGAAACTATGCAGCGTCGTCAGCAGCAGGGAAAATCCAGTGGCTTCTCCAAATATTCTTTGTGCTGAGCTGTTTGCCCCAAGAATCCGCCACAAAGCACCAAATGTATCACACTTTGCATCATTTTCAAGCTTAAATTGAGAACCATATGAGGTTGATACCATCCCACTCTTCAAGATTTCAATCAATGACCCTATTTCTTCTGGATGAGCCTGAAAACAGTACTCATGTCAAAATTAAGTCAAGTTCGCAAGCATGACAATAGTTCGTATTTACAGAACAAAAATGGTTTCTATTTTCATGGAATAGTCAGCTACAAACACAAACCTGAAGAGAATCTTCAATTATTAGGCATGACAATAGACGCAATACACCAGATCTGTGGCTTTCAGATACCAAGAAAGGAAGAATGATGTTGACACCATTGGATGATCGAAATGATTGCTGGTTAGGCTCAGCTCTTTTCAGCAGATAAAAAAGGCAATCCCAAGCAACAGTAATTGTCCCTTCATCTTCAAACATGAAAAATTTTGCAGAACTAGAAGCCATTAACTTTGGCGAAAGAATTGCATCTTTGTTGTCCGCCGTCCTCTGAAAGTTAGTTGCATTAGACATCCTCTCTGTAGAGTCAAAGGCCTTATTTTGCTGCTCATCTCCAAAAAAAAGCTTGTTTTGCTTCAAGTCATCTAACAATACCCCCAGGACACCAACTTCTCTAAGAACTTTCTTGTACTGCTGATCAAAGGAAAGTAGCTTTACAAAGAACGAAAGCACTGTATGCTTAAGACTGGTAGAAATTGGTTGTTGCAATAAGCAACAAAGTGACAACAACTCCTTGCTCTGGAATGCAGTTTACTACAGTGACAGCATATTCCAATATTTTTAAGATGACCTCTTGTAGTGCTGCAGGGAAGCTGCCCATGTTTAGGATAAAAAGAGGAACAGTACGTAGTTGTTGGCATAGCTTGTAATTTTCAAGATGGCTCGAGAAAATCTTGAACATTCTATTGAGAACTTCGGCCTGCACTTCCAAGTTGTCTGCCTTCAGAAAAATATCTTGTAGCATCTGAATGGCGTCAAGATCTTTTACCTTGGGGCTACTAACTTCCATCATGTCGTCAAACTTGTCAGCAGAAGGAGTTCGGCTTCTGCTGTGCCCCGTTCCTTTCGCATGAGAAGATTTTGAACTCTTACCACCACCATTTTCTGAGGGGCCAATTTGTGACAAATTTACAAGAACATCAAGCAACCTAGACAACTGAGG harbors:
- the LOC136518713 gene encoding LOW QUALITY PROTEIN: protein SPIRRIG-like (The sequence of the model RefSeq protein was modified relative to this genomic sequence to represent the inferred CDS: deleted 10 bases in 10 codons) encodes the protein MKWSTLLSKVVFAAGQQQEQQPPPPPPPPPPGSPFHRQQAVQDLATPRLSSASTGGDEGGFDAAAGSSPSAAASPVRGKNELESDFRRLWEEFRSSSSEKEKERALNLAVDVFCSLVKQYSSVAQLVTKLVEGHVFSFVIGRAFVTDVEKLRIHSKGRSLHVANVIGFFSDITELGICPGSNLLYAVKVLVTETNDKQPLLDSGILCCLIYILNSLLSANENSTNTSHVHQEGSRIEKNKNLDPMQSRWLEIEGSVIHIMKALASHQSAAPSLIEDDALQVLFHMVANGSLSVFSQFRDGIVPLHTIQLHRHAMQVLGLLLANDNGTSAKYIRKHQLIKVLLMAVKDFNPQSGDAAYTMGIVDLLLECVELSYRPESGSIRLREDIHNAHGYQFLVQFALTLCSLHKNQTLQSSSKLASEEDASVPSHRLEQDIFSCDLSPQLSRLLDVLVNLSQIGPSENGGGKSSKSSHAKGTGHSRSRTPSADKFDDMMEVSSPKVKDLDAIQMLQDIFLKADNLEVQAEVLNRMFKIFSSHLENYKLCQQLRTVPLFILNMGSFPAALQEVILKILEYAVTVVNCIPEQELLSLCCLLQQPISTSLKHTVLSFFVKLLSFDQQYKKVLREVGVLGVLLDDLKQNKLFFGDEQQNKAFDSTERMSNATNFQRTADNKDAILSPKLMASSSAKFFMFEDEGTITVAWDCLFYLLKRAEPNQQSFRSSNGVNIILPFLVSESHRSGVLRLLSCLIIEDSLQAHPEEIGSLIEILKSGMVSTSYGSQFKLENDAKCDTFGALWRILGANSSAQRIFGEATGFSLLLTTLHSFQNDSENEGTESSLHTHTKIFGFLLRAMTAAVCNNSVNRIRLHTILSSNTFYDLLSESGLLCVDCEKHVILLLLELALEIVLPPTSNLQVESICSETSEDESSLLSATSFGLSRLDKERVYNASAVVVLIRSLLVFTPKVQLELLRFIEKLAIAGPFNQENLTCVGCVGLLLETISPFLEGSSPILNHALRVVELLGSYRLSSSELRLLVRYILQLKVKRSGHLFVNMMDKLIQMEDVRQGHVSLAPFIEMDMSKAGHASIQVSLGERTWPPVSGYSFVCWFQFQDFFKCQPKEAEKASKGAYSKKSGHVLRIFSVGAVDDANTLFAELYLHDNGVFTISTGSSSSLSFPGIEMEEGKWHHLAVVHSKPNALAGLFQASVASLYLDGKLRHTGKLGYSPSPFGKSLQVTLGTPTIRGKVSDLSWRLRCCYLFEEVLTPGSICFMYILGQGYRGLFQDTDLLRFVPNWACGGEVMAILDSLEVEVPAPSSSQRVDSSMKQGSSRLESSGIVWDMERLRNLSLQLSGKKLIFAFDGTSSDAFRASGTLSLLNLVDPTSAAASPIGGIPRYGRLSGDVYICNQCTIGDTVQTVGGMPVVLALVEAAESRDMLHMALELLALSLQQSHQNVKNMQALRGYHLLALFLHRRMSLFDMQSLDIFFRIAACEASFPEPQKSKINRTASYASGMSPEASLDDLTLPKFGDDMSSGGSHGDLDDFSAQKDSFSHLSELENAGLAGETSEFIVLSNADMVEHILLDWTIWVAAPISVQITLLGFLERMVSIHWFRSHNLTILRRINLVQHLLVTLQRGDVEIPVLEKLVVLLGVILEDGFLTSELELVVRFIIMTFDPPELTPNRQIVREAMGKHVIVRNMLLEMLIDLQVTINAEELLEQWHKVVSSRLVTYFLDEAVHPTSMRWITTLLGVCLTSSTTFALKFRTNGGFQGLNHVLPSFHDSPEIYYILFCLVFGKPVYPRVPEVRMLDFHALMPSDGNYGELKFVDLLDTIIAMAKATFDSLIMKSMLAHENNNLSHLNGTLVADLVEATSDMGGDLQGDALMHKTYAARLMGGEAAAPAVATSILRFMVDLAKMCPPFSAVCRRHYFLESCVDLYFSCVRSDCALRMAKDLTTAATDERNVHDDDNGSSKDAFSSLPHDQEQSTKTLSVTSFPQEQKSSSSESTGMPNSFETAEAKADDFSNQELSTKILNGESNQMFNNAHDQGQITASSANGIAESHHATDSPNSVAMNNVGSPVLSERSTHRAASTPTASPMAPFTSWPGSVGSYSDGRHLTASPSMASSISGIDLDSSPDLRTNIQGSSAVNTLFPINSKLLLDIDDLGYGGGPCSAGATAVLDFVAQILADTISDQLKAALFVENILESVPLFVDIDSALVFQGLCLSRLMNFLERKLFLDDEEAGKKLDKSRWSVNLDPLCWMIVDRVYMGCFPTPLRVLQTLEFLMSMLQLANKDGRVEDAVPPGKGILSIARGSKQLDPYIYAILKNTNRMIMYCFLPTFLKSMGEDDLLANLAFLTETGRSLASKPYQEDYSIDICTILQLLIANKRLVLCPSNVDTDLICCFCINLMALLHDKRVTAQNLVVDLLKYLVVHRRQSLEDLLVCKPNQGQQLDILHGGLDKLLTGSTSMFFEWLQSSQQTISKVLDQCALIMWVQYITGSAKFPGVRIKGMEVRRKKEMGRKFRESAKLDARHWEQINERRYNLDLVRDVMSTELRAIRQDKYGWILHGESEWQSQLQELVHERGIFPMRQSSTEPEWQLCAVEGPYRMRKKLEHSKFKIDTIQNVLTSNLGSNGAKMINKEDGELLMTSGSDTMSGLNLLTYDTEQKDLDAVEFSSFKDEDDIFKGGSTISAPIGWTDDKSSINEQSLHSATEFGAKSSSHSFHMTESHQGKSELSSPRRAPSVKGTDARTSEDKSEKELLDNGEYLIRPYLEPYEKIRHKYNCERVAGLDKHDGIFLIGELCLYIIENFYIDDSNCICEKGSEDELSVIDQALGVNKDIMGSSESQLKSPSTWGGTAKVLLGGRAWAYNGGAWGKEKLCSSSNLPHPWHMWKLDSVHELLKRDYQLRPVAIEIFSMDGCNELLVFHKKEREEVFKNLIAMNLPRNSMLDTTISASSKQESGEGSRLFKGMAKSFSKRWQSGEITNFQYLMHLNTLAGRGYSDLTQYPVFPWVLADYESDALDLRNPQTFRRLDKPMGCQTEEGEEEFRKRYDSWDDPDVPKFHYGSHYSSAGIVLFYLLRLPPFSTENQKLQGGQFDHADRLFNSVRDTWASAAGKSNTSDVKELIPEFYYLPEFLENLFNLDLGEKQSGEKVGDVVLPPWAKGSAREFIRKHREALESDYVSENLHHWIDLIFGYKQRGKAAEDAVNVFYHYTYEGNVDIDAVSDPTMKASILAQINHFGQTPKQLFQKPHPQRRTDRKVPPHPLRYSSYLTQQEIRKTASSVSQIVSYNDKILTAAVNCLLKPLTYNEYISWGFPDRSLRILTYDQDRLLSTHENLHGGSQIQCTGVSHDGNILTTGGDDGVVAVWRFVKDGIRRLLRMEKALCAHTGKITCVSVSQPYSLIVSGSDDCSVILWDLTRLVFVKQLPTFPASVSALHVNNLTGEILTGAGVLFAVWSINGDCLAVVNTSQLPSDLILSVTSTIHSDWQDTNWYVTGHQSGAVKVWKMVHCSSDEAVNNNSKSPAVSSGGLSLNGQTPEYRLLLQKVLKSHKHPVTALCIPSDLKQLLSGDASGHFLSWSLKDDSFKGS